In one Mycobacterium sp. NBC_00419 genomic region, the following are encoded:
- a CDS encoding GAF and ANTAR domain-containing protein: protein MVNDNLRETQVLSAVVSLVDRLLDDFDVVDLLTELTERCAELLDVASAGFLLADPLQRLHLLAATSEQTRELELFQLQAEQGPCIECYRTGEPVLVPDLRSEADRWPQFVPAAVDAGFAAVHAVPMRAAGSVLGALGLFDTSPGELSEADRLVGQTLAHIACVAVLQEHPPTLATVVAPLRSALASRMLVEQAKGFLSEMVGVSVDTSFQLLRTYSRSRGEHLTDVARRLMRERHTRPEIVRAISELARTQ, encoded by the coding sequence ATGGTGAACGACAACCTCCGAGAAACCCAAGTGCTGAGCGCGGTGGTATCGCTGGTCGACCGCCTGCTCGACGACTTCGACGTCGTCGATCTGCTCACCGAACTCACCGAACGCTGTGCCGAACTGCTCGACGTCGCCTCGGCCGGATTCCTGCTGGCCGATCCGCTGCAACGACTTCATCTGCTGGCCGCCACCTCCGAGCAGACCCGTGAACTCGAACTGTTTCAGCTGCAGGCTGAGCAGGGACCGTGCATCGAGTGCTACCGCACCGGTGAGCCGGTTCTGGTCCCCGACCTGCGCAGCGAAGCCGACCGGTGGCCGCAGTTCGTCCCCGCCGCCGTGGACGCCGGCTTCGCTGCGGTGCACGCGGTGCCGATGCGGGCAGCCGGTTCCGTGCTGGGCGCGCTCGGCCTGTTCGACACCAGCCCCGGGGAGCTCAGCGAAGCGGATCGACTCGTCGGTCAGACCCTGGCCCACATCGCCTGTGTGGCGGTCCTGCAGGAACACCCGCCGACGCTGGCCACCGTGGTGGCACCGCTGCGCTCGGCGCTGGCCTCACGCATGCTCGTCGAGCAGGCCAAAGGCTTCCTCAGCGAGATGGTCGGAGTGTCGGTGGACACGTCATTCCAGCTGCTGCGCACTTACAGCCGCTCGCGGGGCGAGCACCTGACCGATGTCGCGCGGCGGCTGATGCGGGAACGCCATACCCGGCCCGAGATCGTGCGGGCCATATCGGAGCTGGCCCGCACGCAGTGA
- a CDS encoding fatty acid desaturase family protein, translating to MAINDVAGYAHLSRDDIDALGVALDSIRAEVEASRGARDAAYIRRTIRFQRALDIGSRLLIFGTRSRAGWLLGTVSLAVAKSIENMEIGHNVGHGQWDWMNDPEIHSTSWEWDMAGLSSQWRYSHNYRHHVFTNVVDVDDDLGFGIMRVSRDVAWQPRNLAQPLRNVLLAVIFEWGIALHGLHSEHERAETEAERAAHTQAFKRKIGRQILKDYVAIPALNGTRWRRALTANAAANVLRNLWAYAVIFCGHFPDGAEKFTAGAIEQESKGEWYVRQMLGSANFRAGRVLAFLSGNLCYQIEHHLFPDLPSNRYAAIARRVEALCADYGLPYTTGSLPRQFFLAQRTILKLALPDRFLRATADNAPETASERPLQLQ from the coding sequence ATCGCGATCAACGACGTCGCAGGGTATGCCCACCTCAGCCGAGATGACATCGACGCTCTGGGGGTCGCCCTGGATTCGATCCGGGCCGAGGTCGAGGCTTCCCGTGGGGCCCGCGACGCGGCCTACATCCGCAGAACCATCCGGTTCCAGCGGGCCCTGGATATCGGTTCCCGGTTGCTGATCTTCGGTACCCGCTCGCGAGCCGGATGGCTGCTGGGGACTGTCTCGCTGGCAGTGGCCAAGAGCATCGAGAACATGGAAATCGGCCACAATGTCGGCCACGGCCAATGGGATTGGATGAACGATCCCGAGATCCACTCCACATCCTGGGAGTGGGACATGGCCGGGTTGTCATCCCAATGGCGGTACTCACACAACTACCGCCACCACGTGTTCACCAACGTCGTCGACGTCGACGACGACCTGGGCTTCGGCATCATGCGCGTCTCCCGCGACGTCGCCTGGCAGCCACGCAATCTTGCCCAGCCGTTACGCAACGTGTTACTGGCCGTCATCTTCGAGTGGGGCATCGCCCTGCACGGACTGCATTCCGAGCACGAACGCGCGGAAACCGAGGCCGAACGAGCCGCCCACACGCAGGCCTTCAAGCGCAAGATCGGCCGTCAGATCCTCAAGGACTACGTCGCGATCCCGGCCCTCAACGGAACTCGATGGCGGCGGGCGTTGACCGCTAATGCGGCGGCCAACGTGCTGCGCAACCTCTGGGCCTACGCCGTGATCTTCTGCGGCCACTTTCCCGACGGGGCGGAGAAGTTCACCGCCGGCGCTATCGAGCAGGAGAGCAAGGGCGAGTGGTACGTGCGCCAGATGCTCGGCAGCGCCAACTTCAGGGCTGGCCGGGTGCTGGCGTTCCTCAGCGGCAACCTGTGCTACCAGATCGAACACCACCTGTTCCCCGATCTGCCGAGCAACCGCTACGCCGCGATCGCCCGGCGGGTGGAGGCGTTGTGTGCCGACTACGGGCTGCCGTATACGACGGGATCGCTGCCGCGCCAGTTCTTCCTGGCCCAGCGGACCATCCTGAAGCTGGCTCTGCCGGACCGCTTTCTGCGCGCCACCGCTGACAACGCTCCCGAGACCGCGTCGGAACGACCGCTTCAGCTGCAGTAG
- a CDS encoding GAF and ANTAR domain-containing protein codes for MTIQDGLVAAVEGRRGSQAADLLCQACVKLLDVDAAAISLVFDGTNTATLGASGPRAKLYDELQFIYGEGPCLDAVTGQAPVLVVDLGYPGEARWPSYGRAMLENHIRGVFAMPVLAAGEYVGALDLFRAEPGSLPGEQIAGMAVAAELACIPVLDLLAGDLQAAIEDPASSAWAELNALSRVEVSQATGMLVAQLDIDPTEALVRIRAHAYATGRSATEVARDILDRRLRLDAD; via the coding sequence TTGACGATTCAGGACGGTCTTGTCGCGGCAGTCGAGGGCAGGCGCGGATCGCAGGCTGCCGACCTTCTGTGTCAAGCATGCGTGAAGTTGCTCGATGTCGACGCCGCGGCGATCTCCCTGGTCTTCGACGGGACGAATACCGCCACACTGGGCGCCAGCGGACCCCGGGCGAAGCTGTATGACGAGCTGCAATTCATCTACGGCGAAGGACCTTGCCTGGATGCGGTGACCGGTCAGGCTCCGGTGCTTGTCGTCGATCTGGGCTATCCGGGTGAAGCGCGCTGGCCCAGCTACGGCCGGGCGATGCTGGAGAACCACATCCGGGGCGTGTTCGCCATGCCCGTGCTGGCAGCAGGTGAGTACGTCGGGGCCCTGGACCTGTTCCGGGCAGAACCGGGCTCGTTGCCGGGCGAGCAGATCGCGGGCATGGCCGTCGCCGCGGAGCTGGCCTGCATACCGGTGCTGGATCTACTGGCCGGCGATCTGCAGGCGGCCATTGAGGACCCCGCGAGCAGCGCCTGGGCGGAGCTCAACGCGCTCAGCCGGGTCGAGGTAAGCCAGGCGACTGGCATGCTGGTGGCACAGCTGGATATCGATCCGACGGAGGCTCTGGTGCGCATCCGTGCCCACGCCTACGCCACCGGCCGAAGCGCCACCGAGGTCGCCCGCGACATCCTGGACCGGCGCCTGCGATTGGACGCCGACTGA
- a CDS encoding GAF and ANTAR domain-containing protein, whose amino-acid sequence MAEYDYDVQPGRKLPPEPELSPARLQADEFDLNAGLSGVAKIVAGACSVDEMLSQVAQFAVRAIPGVDGAGVTLVGSDDVSGNGAQPHVQAWSATADFVRLIDTVQYEELGEGPCITCVRTRRPAVSGSLGSDRRWPHFGGRVARMGVHSVLALPLTIGQQVIGSINSYAHGRDAFAEHAVQLGIQFSGPAAVSVYNAQLLASTRHRTAQLQSALGSRAVIDQAIGIIRSRSGATAQEAFERLTRISQTEHIKLAEVAEQIVDEAVRRARARQQ is encoded by the coding sequence ATGGCCGAGTACGACTACGACGTCCAGCCCGGCCGCAAGCTGCCCCCGGAACCCGAACTGTCACCCGCGCGGCTTCAAGCCGACGAGTTCGACCTCAACGCCGGGCTCAGCGGTGTGGCCAAGATCGTCGCAGGAGCCTGTTCCGTCGACGAAATGCTCAGTCAGGTAGCACAATTCGCCGTGCGGGCCATCCCGGGCGTCGACGGCGCAGGGGTTACGCTGGTCGGCTCGGACGACGTCTCTGGCAACGGTGCGCAGCCCCATGTGCAGGCATGGTCGGCCACCGCCGACTTCGTCCGCCTCATCGACACCGTGCAGTACGAGGAACTCGGCGAAGGGCCGTGCATCACGTGCGTTCGGACGCGGCGGCCCGCCGTGAGCGGCTCACTGGGCAGCGACCGCCGGTGGCCGCACTTCGGCGGCAGGGTGGCGCGCATGGGAGTGCACTCCGTGCTGGCTCTGCCGCTGACCATCGGCCAGCAGGTGATCGGTTCGATCAACTCCTACGCCCACGGCCGCGATGCGTTCGCCGAGCACGCGGTGCAACTCGGAATCCAATTCTCCGGGCCCGCCGCGGTGTCGGTGTACAACGCGCAGTTGCTGGCCAGCACCCGGCACCGCACCGCGCAGCTGCAGTCGGCCCTGGGCAGCCGGGCGGTGATCGACCAGGCGATCGGCATCATCCGCAGCCGATCGGGCGCCACCGCACAGGAGGCGTTCGAGCGCCTCACCCGCATCAGCCAGACCGAGCACATCAAACTGGCCGAGGTCGCCGAGCAGATCGTCGACGAGGCCGTCCGCCGGGCCCGAGCGCGTCAGCAGTAG
- a CDS encoding DUF5709 domain-containing protein, which yields MSNWNDTTIESGEYSVDDDNQLQAEDTLVDRGVDDILDEGISPPERPYAKAVLDHPGKETLDELLAEEEPDPLSRLNNVLDELEQERSDDSERESEFPQDDEVGGARSGRLVAANLGSGADDDAELFASDVGIDGGAASAEEAAMHIIGEET from the coding sequence GTGAGCAACTGGAACGACACCACCATCGAGTCCGGCGAATACAGCGTCGATGACGACAACCAGCTGCAGGCCGAGGACACCCTCGTCGACCGCGGCGTCGACGACATCCTCGACGAGGGAATCTCCCCGCCGGAGCGGCCGTACGCCAAGGCTGTGCTCGACCATCCCGGCAAAGAGACCCTCGATGAGCTGCTGGCCGAGGAAGAGCCCGATCCGCTGTCGCGACTGAACAACGTGCTCGACGAGTTGGAACAGGAACGCTCCGATGACTCCGAACGCGAATCGGAGTTCCCCCAGGACGACGAGGTGGGCGGCGCGCGCTCAGGCCGGCTGGTGGCCGCCAACCTCGGTTCCGGTGCGGACGACGACGCCGAACTGTTCGCCTCCGACGTCGGCATCGACGGTGGCGCGGCATCGGCCGAAGAGGCCGCCATGCACATCATCGGCGAGGAGACCTAG
- a CDS encoding bifunctional serine/threonine-protein kinase/transporter substrate-binding domain-containing protein, translating to MDPTPFGHYQLRELIGRGGMGEVYRAFDTKTDRIVALKVLPHHLAEDTTFQQRFRREAQAAAALNEPHVVPIHGYGEIDGRLYLDMRLIEGRPLGATLTDSKTLDPAYAVHVIEQVAAALDAAHATGLIHRDIKPSNILITDRQFAYLIDFGLARTAGENGLTTAGSTLGTLAYMAPERFDGGQADPRADIYALACVLYECLTGSRPYPADSMEQQIAGHIRKPAPKPSDRDPRLAAFDDVVAKGMAKKPEQRYQSAGELAAAARKALDSPVRKTGTSGRHSLPAKRIRVPGKVLLAVSATVLLVATLGIGAWQWRAGDDRGSTAPTSLAGALSSSQAPPAPAGAVPEIAATVPDTIRKTGRLVIGVNTPYAPNEFIDAYGKLVGFDIDLMNAVSRTLGLTPEYKETAFEAIIPSVRAGDFNLGMSSFTDTRERQAAADFVTYFQAGTLWAQRPGAPVNPEDACGLKVGVAYAAIQETTEIPAKSQACVAAGKPPIAKVVYTRQDDLNAALMAGDVDAMSADSPVTGFAIKTSGGQLEAAGEVFDSAPYGWPVAKNSGLAQPLQKALEHLIETGEYRTIATMWGVEMGMIDTPQINGAVR from the coding sequence GTGGATCCCACGCCATTCGGGCACTATCAGCTGCGCGAGCTGATAGGTCGTGGCGGTATGGGCGAGGTCTACCGCGCTTTCGACACCAAAACCGACCGCATCGTGGCGCTGAAGGTCCTGCCGCACCACCTTGCCGAGGACACCACGTTCCAGCAACGCTTCCGCCGCGAGGCTCAGGCTGCCGCCGCCCTCAACGAACCCCACGTGGTGCCCATCCACGGCTACGGCGAGATCGACGGCCGCCTCTATCTCGATATGCGTCTCATCGAGGGCCGCCCGCTGGGTGCCACCCTCACCGACTCGAAGACCCTCGACCCGGCCTATGCCGTTCACGTCATCGAGCAGGTCGCCGCCGCCCTGGACGCCGCACACGCCACCGGCCTGATCCACCGCGACATCAAACCCTCCAACATCCTGATCACCGACCGCCAGTTCGCCTACCTCATCGACTTCGGCCTGGCCCGCACCGCGGGTGAGAACGGGCTGACCACCGCGGGCAGCACCCTGGGCACCCTGGCCTACATGGCGCCCGAACGCTTCGACGGCGGCCAGGCCGACCCCCGCGCCGACATCTACGCCCTGGCCTGCGTGCTCTACGAGTGCCTGACCGGGTCGCGGCCCTACCCGGCGGACAGCATGGAGCAGCAGATCGCCGGGCACATCCGCAAGCCCGCACCCAAACCGTCCGACAGAGACCCACGGCTGGCCGCCTTCGACGATGTCGTCGCCAAGGGGATGGCCAAGAAGCCCGAACAGCGCTACCAGAGCGCGGGTGAACTGGCCGCCGCCGCCCGCAAGGCCCTCGACTCACCGGTCCGCAAGACGGGCACGTCGGGCCGGCACTCCCTGCCCGCCAAGCGAATTCGAGTTCCCGGCAAGGTGCTGCTCGCCGTGTCGGCCACCGTCCTGCTCGTCGCGACCCTGGGTATCGGTGCCTGGCAGTGGCGGGCCGGCGACGATCGCGGCTCGACCGCACCCACCAGCCTGGCCGGCGCGCTGTCGTCCTCGCAGGCTCCGCCGGCACCGGCCGGCGCTGTCCCCGAGATCGCCGCCACCGTCCCCGACACCATCCGCAAGACCGGGCGTCTCGTCATCGGCGTCAACACGCCCTACGCCCCCAATGAGTTCATCGACGCCTACGGCAAGCTCGTCGGCTTCGACATCGACCTGATGAACGCGGTGTCCCGAACCCTCGGTCTCACACCGGAATACAAGGAGACCGCGTTCGAGGCGATCATCCCTTCGGTGCGTGCCGGTGACTTCAATCTTGGAATGTCGTCGTTCACCGATACCAGGGAACGCCAGGCCGCCGCCGACTTCGTCACCTACTTCCAGGCCGGCACGTTGTGGGCTCAGCGCCCCGGCGCCCCGGTGAACCCCGAGGACGCGTGCGGGCTGAAAGTCGGTGTGGCCTATGCCGCCATCCAGGAGACCACCGAGATCCCGGCCAAAAGCCAGGCCTGTGTGGCGGCAGGCAAGCCACCGATCGCCAAGGTCGTCTACACCCGCCAGGACGACCTCAACGCCGCATTGATGGCCGGCGACGTCGACGCCATGTCGGCCGACTCGCCGGTCACCGGATTCGCCATCAAAACCAGCGGCGGTCAGCTCGAGGCCGCCGGTGAGGTGTTCGACTCCGCGCCCTACGGCTGGCCGGTCGCCAAGAATTCCGGCCTGGCCCAACCACTGCAGAAGGCGCTGGAGCACCTGATCGAGACCGGCGAGTACCGCACCATCGCCACCATGTGGGGTGTGGAGATGGGCATGATCGACACGCCGCAGATCAACGGCGCCGTGCGCTGA
- a CDS encoding fatty acyl-AMP ligase produces MSQFTETMFGNAQWSVNGMVTGEPDAPVRHSWADVHERASRIAGGLAAAWVGPGDAVAVLAGAPVDIAPTAQAIWMRGASVTMLHQPTPRTDLQRWAEETAAVISVIDARAVVVSDPFLAAVPLLTGLGMQVLIVDDLAQARAVRPVPTAETDLALLQLTSGSTGSPKAVHITHANVVANAEAMFVGAEFNQASDVIVSWLPCFHDMGMTGFLTVPMYFGAELVKLTPMDFLRDNLLWVKLIDKYKGTMTAAPNFAYNLLAKRLRNSATPGEFDLSSLRWALSGAEQVDPADVEELCAAGAPYGLRPEAIVPAYGMAETTVAVSFSACGSGMAVDEVDADLLAVLQRAVPAARHNVRRLVTLGRPLDGLDVRIVDEDGALLPTRGVGVIHVRGEPVTPGYTTIAGFVSAQDDEGWYDTGDLGYLTENAEIVVCGRLKDVIIMAGRNIYPTDIERAASRVEGVRPGCTVAVRLDAGHFRESFAVAVESTAFDDRDEARRIERQVTHEVVVEVEARPRRVVVLAPGTIPKTPSGKLRRAHAMSLVV; encoded by the coding sequence ATGAGCCAGTTCACCGAGACGATGTTCGGAAACGCTCAGTGGAGTGTGAACGGCATGGTCACCGGGGAGCCTGATGCTCCGGTCCGGCACAGCTGGGCCGACGTGCACGAGCGCGCCAGCCGGATCGCCGGCGGACTGGCCGCCGCCTGGGTGGGCCCGGGCGACGCCGTGGCCGTTCTCGCCGGTGCCCCGGTCGATATCGCGCCGACCGCGCAGGCGATCTGGATGCGCGGGGCGTCGGTGACGATGCTGCACCAGCCCACCCCCCGGACCGACCTGCAGCGTTGGGCCGAGGAGACCGCGGCGGTGATCTCGGTGATCGACGCGAGAGCAGTGGTCGTCTCCGACCCGTTTTTGGCGGCCGTACCGCTGCTGACCGGGCTGGGGATGCAGGTGCTGATCGTTGACGACCTCGCGCAGGCACGCGCGGTGCGCCCGGTGCCGACCGCAGAGACCGACCTGGCCTTGCTGCAGCTGACCTCCGGGTCGACCGGCTCGCCCAAGGCCGTGCACATCACCCATGCCAACGTCGTGGCCAACGCCGAGGCGATGTTCGTCGGCGCGGAGTTCAACCAGGCGTCCGACGTGATCGTCAGCTGGCTGCCCTGCTTCCACGACATGGGCATGACCGGCTTCCTGACCGTGCCGATGTACTTCGGCGCCGAGTTGGTCAAGCTCACGCCGATGGACTTCCTGCGCGATAACTTGTTGTGGGTCAAGCTGATTGACAAATACAAGGGGACGATGACCGCCGCCCCCAACTTTGCCTACAACTTGCTGGCGAAGCGTTTACGGAACTCGGCGACACCCGGCGAGTTCGACTTGTCGTCGCTGCGATGGGCGCTCTCGGGAGCCGAGCAGGTCGACCCGGCCGATGTCGAGGAACTGTGCGCGGCCGGCGCACCCTACGGATTGCGGCCCGAGGCGATCGTCCCCGCCTACGGGATGGCCGAGACGACGGTGGCAGTGTCATTTTCGGCCTGCGGTTCCGGCATGGCCGTCGACGAGGTCGACGCCGATCTGCTGGCCGTGCTGCAGCGAGCCGTGCCCGCGGCCCGGCACAACGTCCGTCGCCTGGTGACCCTGGGTCGCCCGCTGGACGGACTGGACGTCCGCATCGTCGACGAGGACGGCGCACTGCTGCCGACCCGCGGCGTCGGCGTCATCCACGTCCGCGGCGAACCCGTCACCCCCGGCTACACCACCATCGCCGGATTCGTCTCCGCGCAGGATGACGAGGGCTGGTATGACACCGGAGATCTGGGCTACCTCACCGAGAACGCCGAGATCGTCGTCTGCGGCCGGCTCAAGGACGTCATCATCATGGCCGGGCGCAATATCTATCCCACCGACATCGAGCGGGCGGCCTCCCGCGTCGAGGGCGTGCGCCCCGGCTGCACGGTCGCGGTACGGCTTGATGCCGGACATTTCCGCGAATCGTTCGCGGTGGCCGTGGAGTCCACAGCCTTCGATGACCGCGACGAGGCGCGCCGGATCGAACGCCAGGTAACCCACGAGGTGGTCGTCGAGGTCGAGGCCCGGCCCCGCCGGGTGGTGGTGCTTGCTCCTGGAACCATCCCGAAGACTCCGTCGGGCAAGTTGCGGCGAGCTCACGCCATGTCTTTGGTCGTCTGA
- a CDS encoding MlaE family ABC transporter permease: MTSRQPAVREGTEAIENWAGGYVTRHPLASLTTVGQQFVLGVRTIQYLILDIATGRFPWREFVRQGAFMAGTAVVPTVLVALPVGVTLSIQFALLAGQVGATSLAGAASGLAVIRQAASLVAAILMAAAVGSAITADLGSRTMREEIDAMEVMGVSVIRRLVVPRFAAAIMIGVALTGVVCFVGFLASYLFNVYFQNGAPGSFVATFASFTTPGDMILALLKAVVFGAIVAVVSSQKGLATQGGPTGVANSVNAAVVESILILMIVNVVISQLYNMLFPRMGL; the protein is encoded by the coding sequence ATGACTAGTCGGCAACCGGCTGTCCGCGAGGGCACCGAGGCCATCGAGAACTGGGCCGGCGGCTATGTCACCCGTCACCCGCTGGCGTCCCTGACCACCGTCGGCCAGCAGTTCGTCCTGGGTGTGCGCACCATCCAGTACCTGATCCTCGATATCGCCACCGGCCGCTTCCCCTGGCGGGAGTTCGTCCGGCAGGGCGCCTTCATGGCCGGCACCGCGGTGGTGCCCACCGTTCTGGTCGCATTGCCGGTCGGGGTCACCCTGTCCATCCAGTTCGCCTTGCTCGCCGGACAAGTCGGGGCTACCTCGCTGGCCGGTGCCGCCAGCGGTCTTGCCGTCATCCGCCAAGCCGCCTCGCTGGTGGCCGCGATCCTGATGGCCGCGGCCGTCGGCTCGGCGATCACCGCCGACCTGGGCTCGCGCACGATGCGCGAAGAGATCGACGCCATGGAGGTGATGGGGGTCTCGGTGATCCGCCGTCTGGTGGTGCCGCGGTTCGCCGCCGCCATCATGATCGGCGTCGCGCTGACCGGGGTGGTGTGCTTCGTCGGGTTCCTGGCCAGCTACCTGTTCAACGTGTACTTCCAGAACGGCGCACCCGGCAGCTTCGTGGCCACCTTCGCGTCGTTCACCACCCCCGGGGACATGATCCTGGCCCTGCTCAAGGCGGTCGTATTCGGCGCGATCGTCGCCGTGGTGTCCAGCCAGAAAGGTCTTGCCACCCAGGGCGGCCCGACCGGGGTAGCCAACTCCGTCAACGCTGCCGTCGTCGAGTCGATCCTCATCCTGATGATCGTCAACGTCGTCATCAGCCAGCTCTACAACATGCTGTTCCCGAGGATGGGGTTGTAG
- a CDS encoding NADH-ubiquinone oxidoreductase-F iron-sulfur binding region domain-containing protein, with protein MRDARLLGARGPGITAHQSHFGPMPQVGPDLVAAIGEAGLSGRGGAGFPTARKIGAVTGGKPVVVGNGAEGEPLSRKDAMLLTRAPHLVIDGLEAAAAAVDADKLYLYVHADAMPAVTTALAERPNRVTVVQAPDTFVAGEESSVVRRIEGGPALPRDRIVPTAISGVRGRPTLVNNVETLAHIALIARYGAEWFRSVGERDEPGTMLVTLSGAVDNQGVLEVPTGTPLTDLIDPRGVSAVLVGGYHGSWLTADAFAGARLSRPGLKELGASPGAGIIHALGRTECGLARTAEIVGYLADESARQCGPCLNGLPRLAELVDELAYGRANDAVAKEIRRIVRLVDGRGACRHPDGTARMIRSALRAFAADIELHHNDRCTAADAVVRD; from the coding sequence ATGCGTGACGCCCGGCTGCTGGGCGCGCGCGGGCCCGGAATCACTGCACACCAGAGCCATTTCGGTCCCATGCCACAGGTCGGACCCGACCTCGTCGCGGCCATCGGCGAAGCCGGATTGTCCGGGCGTGGTGGCGCAGGCTTTCCCACCGCGCGCAAGATCGGCGCGGTCACCGGAGGTAAACCGGTGGTCGTCGGCAACGGCGCCGAAGGCGAACCGTTGAGCCGCAAGGATGCGATGCTGCTGACCAGGGCACCGCATCTGGTGATCGACGGTCTCGAAGCCGCCGCCGCGGCGGTCGACGCCGACAAGCTGTATCTCTACGTGCACGCCGACGCGATGCCCGCGGTCACCACAGCGCTGGCCGAACGCCCGAATCGGGTCACCGTGGTCCAGGCTCCCGACACGTTCGTCGCCGGCGAGGAATCATCGGTGGTCCGGCGGATCGAAGGCGGCCCGGCCCTGCCGCGCGACCGTATCGTCCCCACCGCGATCTCCGGTGTGCGCGGACGCCCCACCCTGGTCAATAACGTTGAAACACTCGCTCATATCGCGCTGATCGCCCGCTACGGTGCCGAATGGTTCCGGTCCGTCGGTGAGCGCGACGAGCCCGGCACCATGCTGGTCACCCTGTCCGGTGCGGTCGACAATCAGGGTGTGCTGGAGGTGCCGACGGGCACACCGCTCACCGACCTGATCGACCCACGCGGGGTCTCCGCGGTCCTGGTCGGTGGCTATCACGGAAGTTGGTTGACGGCAGATGCTTTCGCCGGCGCACGGCTGTCCAGGCCCGGGCTGAAGGAGCTGGGGGCCAGCCCTGGCGCCGGCATCATCCACGCGCTGGGCCGAACCGAGTGCGGGCTCGCGCGCACCGCCGAGATCGTGGGCTATCTGGCCGACGAGAGTGCCCGCCAGTGCGGACCGTGCCTCAACGGCCTGCCGCGGCTGGCGGAGCTGGTCGACGAACTCGCGTACGGTCGCGCCAATGATGCTGTGGCCAAGGAGATTCGACGGATCGTCCGGCTGGTTGACGGCCGCGGTGCCTGTCGGCACCCGGACGGCACCGCACGGATGATCCGCAGCGCACTACGCGCCTTCGCCGCCGACATCGAACTGCACCACAACGACCGTTGCACCGCCGCCGACGCCGTCGTGCGCGACTAA
- a CDS encoding ferric reductase-like transmembrane domain-containing protein, with protein sequence MTSEALWALGRGNGIVALAFMTISVALGIATRSGRPLVVLPRFAVADVHRFVALAATLLVLLHMGLLFMDPYAKLRLIDFVVPFLGAYRPLWQGLGTVAFDVLLIVIITSLLRQRLGLKVFRVIHWVTYLLWPIAMAHALGNGTDTARVWFLAFAGCCALIVAASLVWRLRSNFTEYADA encoded by the coding sequence ATGACCAGTGAGGCCCTGTGGGCGCTGGGGCGTGGCAACGGCATCGTCGCGCTCGCGTTCATGACGATCTCGGTGGCGCTCGGCATCGCCACCCGGTCAGGTCGCCCGCTGGTGGTGCTGCCGCGCTTCGCCGTCGCCGACGTGCACCGCTTCGTCGCCCTGGCCGCAACACTTCTCGTGCTACTGCACATGGGGCTGCTGTTCATGGACCCCTACGCCAAACTTCGACTCATCGACTTCGTGGTGCCGTTCCTCGGTGCCTACCGGCCGCTGTGGCAGGGGCTGGGCACCGTCGCCTTCGATGTGCTGCTCATTGTCATCATCACCAGCCTGCTACGACAACGGCTGGGGCTCAAGGTGTTCCGCGTCATCCACTGGGTGACCTATCTGCTGTGGCCGATCGCGATGGCCCACGCCCTGGGCAATGGCACCGACACCGCTCGCGTGTGGTTCCTGGCGTTTGCCGGCTGCTGCGCCCTGATCGTGGCCGCCAGCCTGGTGTGGCGACTGCGTTCCAACTTCACCGAGTACGCCGATGCGTGA
- a CDS encoding DUF5994 family protein, translating to MTQTHTRSSHGWQQTPPQETPRLRLKPKAPLTGRVDGAWWPHSDNLEAEVPDLLAVLSVRLGPITYVLYKLTEWVKAPAKMLVGDRTVRLAGYQRQPDHTVEVQGIGGGKLVLLVVPAATDPERAHDIMMAAATPDDASTIENLLAPARG from the coding sequence ATGACGCAGACCCACACTCGATCATCCCATGGCTGGCAGCAGACCCCTCCCCAGGAGACGCCACGGCTCCGGTTGAAACCCAAGGCTCCCCTGACGGGTCGGGTCGATGGCGCCTGGTGGCCGCACAGCGACAACCTCGAAGCCGAAGTGCCGGACCTGCTCGCGGTCCTGTCGGTCCGGCTCGGCCCGATCACGTACGTGCTCTACAAGTTGACCGAGTGGGTGAAGGCGCCCGCCAAGATGCTGGTCGGCGATCGCACGGTGCGGCTCGCCGGCTACCAACGCCAGCCGGACCACACCGTCGAGGTCCAGGGAATCGGCGGCGGCAAGCTCGTGCTTCTGGTGGTACCCGCCGCAACGGATCCTGAACGGGCACATGACATCATGATGGCCGCAGCCACACCGGACGACGCTTCAACGATCGAGAATCTGCTGGCACCCGCTCGGGGCTAG